Proteins encoded within one genomic window of Macrobrachium nipponense isolate FS-2020 chromosome 8, ASM1510439v2, whole genome shotgun sequence:
- the LOC135223288 gene encoding uncharacterized protein LOC135223288, with protein sequence MSINGDSYEEPDNSTLEGCLRMMRFAFLEFAKIHNTEVITNQVPNFYETYLPRYLLWEGPRVNVKNLFVNDFCQRHGNCAPVKQGSPNRAFVIYGSKGIGKSALLNYLLYQWILDEAEDVRNIKDFSLVLLIDAKSVTSDSPSKILCKKLEFDYFPKHMSTEGIYLGLKAAKILWLVDGFHEAKPAAKSFIRNILTRFKSSQMVITSDVSHEKEIKRLMALSRVKYVRLRLNPLTLDNWELMVPRLLSAKTRNAAMIRELGDKFILRTRATPILHPYDLGVAINTWLKIYYPYLRKKRKI encoded by the coding sequence ATGTCCATAAATGGTGATTCGTACGAGGAGCCTGACAATTCGACCCTGGAAGGGTGCCTTAGAATGATGCGTTTCGCCTTCCTAGAATTCGCGAAGATCCACAACACCGAAGTCATCACGAACCAAGTGCCGAACTTCTACGAAACCTACCTCCCGAGATACCTGTTGTGGGAAGGTCCACGTGTGAACGTCAAAAACTTGTTTGTGAATGATTTCTGCCAACGGCACGGCAACTGCGCTCCCGTCAAGCAAGGCAGTCCGAACAGGGCCTTCGTCATCTACGGCTCGAAGGGAATTGGAAAGTCTGCCCTGCTCAATTACCTTCTTTACCAGTGGATATTAGACGAGGCGGAGGATGTGAGAAACATTAAAGATTTCAGCTTGGTCTTGCTCATCGATGCCAAGAGCGTGACTTCCGATTCGCCGTCGAAGATACTCTGCAAGAAGCTCGAGTTCGATTACTTCCCAAAACACATGAGCACGGAGGGGATCTACCTGGGACTGAAGGCTGCCAAGATACTCTGGCTCGTGGACGGCTTCCATGAGGCTAAGCCCGCCGCCAAAAGCTTCATCCGTAACATCCTGACGCGCTTCAAGTCCTCCCAGATGGTGATAACCAGTGACGTGTCGCACGAAAAGGAGATCAAGAGGCTCATGGCTCTGTCGCGGGTGAAGTACGTCCGGTTAAGGCTGAATCCACTAACGCTTGACAACTGGGAGTTGATGGTGCCACGGCTGCTGAGCGCTAAGACGCGCAACGCCGCCATGATTAGGGAACTCGGCGACAAGTTTATTCTCCGCACTAGGGCAACGCCAATACTGCATCCTTACGACCTAGGGGTCGCCATCAACACCTGGCTTAAAATTTATTACCCTTACTTAcgcaaaaagagaaaaatatga
- the LOC135223289 gene encoding uncharacterized protein LOC135223289 encodes MDYLEDLVNPLFDNAENSSLATFLRAMRFSLLQFNNIHSHLIFKLQLPNAHETYLPIALQWGLRNEVDLNYLFVTDFSDTHGTLDDADGIHKPKVFIIYGGELDGKTALVHYLAYQWLIDQANDVKKIKDFDLVMVVDPGDIETLNSLELLSLLELKLQLAYLPKSMTFEGIKNELKTLKILWLFDGFEDTTDGEKAIILDAIKNFPASQVVVVIDRNQEVAIRRLVESSQVKYVSLNFMALTSQTWRRMVPRMIATKTYDLQFNESLSLRFIRFFRGILDSDENLSPDVLGHTIEAWLMATYPIVAKCGQAVIGRGKSNQAMSHM; translated from the coding sequence ATGGATTACCTGGAAGACCTGGTGAACCCGTTATTCGACAACGCTGAGAACTCCTCACTGGCGACCTTCCTTAGAGCCATGAGATTCTCGTTGCTCCAGTTTAACAATATCCACAGCCACTTGATATTCAAGCTCCAGCTGCCGAACGCTCACGAAACCTACCTTCCGATAGCCCTGCAATGGGGTCTCCGGAATGAAGTcgatttgaattatttatttgtcacagattTTTCAGACACACATGGAACTTTGGATGATGCTGACGGTATTCATAAGCCTAAAGTCTTTATAATTTACGGGGGGGAACTGGATGGGAAAACTGCTCTGGTGCATTACCTCGCTTACCAGTGGCTGATAGACCAAGCTAATGACGTCAAAAAGATCAAAGATTTTGATCTAGTTATGGTCGTTGATCCAGGTGACATAGAAACTCTTAACTCGCTCGAGTTGCTATCTTTGTTAGAATTAAAGCTACAGCTGGCCTACCTGCCTAAGTCCATGACATTCGAAGGTATAAAAAATGAGctgaaaactttgaaaatactgTGGCTGTTTGACGGCTTCGAAGATACCACGGATGGAGAAAAGGCGATCATTCTCGACGCCATCAAGAACTTTCCTGCGTCTCAAGTTGTGGTAGTCATTGACCGGAATCAAGAGGTAGCCATCAGGCGCTTGGTGGAGTCGTCACAGGTCAAATATGTATCTCTGAACTTCATGGCCTTAACTAGCCAAACCTGGAGACGTATGGTACCAAGGATGATTGCGACCAAAACCTACGATCTTCAGTTCAATGAGTCACTGAGTTTAAGGTTCATTCGTTTTTTTCGAGGCATATTAGACAGTGACGAAAACTTAAGCCCAGATGTGCTTGGTCATACCATTGAAGCCTGGCTGATGGCAACGTATCCCATTGTGGCCAAATGTGGACAAGCAGTGATAGGGCGTGGGAAGAGTAATCAGGCGATGTCACACATGTAA
- the LOC135223290 gene encoding uncharacterized protein LOC135223290 codes for MENVLLRNMEDSSPETCLTAMRLSLLKFSQIHSPKVLGSQLPNAHETYLPLPLAWGLRDEVNVNDLFVTDFYAAHGTYDLADGIHKPNVFVVYGGEGFGKTALVNYLMYQWLIDEANDVKKIKDFDFALVVEVDKVGSFEVLPLLESKLVLPYLPSYKKFDDICNDLRYKKFLWLIDGFERATGGTMKSIGKIIELFPLSKFVITSHWTQVMIITDIMNLLQVKFVPLSLMPLTSNTWKHMVPKMMATKTYDPRYIDALSSMFISDKGSLIENMKRLRPKTLGECINSWLSLNFPFTAKAKVVPRGRGRSNRIGTN; via the coding sequence ATGGAGAACGTTTTGCTCAGGAATATGGAAGATTCGTCACCGGAGACCTGTCTCACTGCAATGCGGCTTTCTTTGCTCAAATTTTCCCAGATTCACAGCCCCAAGGTTCTGGGGTCTCAGCTGCCGAACGCTCACGAAACCTACCTCCCGTTACCCTTGGCTTGGGGTCTCCGAGATGAAGTTAATGTGAATGACTTATTTGTCACCGATTTTTATGCCGCTCATGGAACTTACGATCTGGCTGATGGTATACATAAACCAAATGTCTTTGTCGTTTACGGGGGTGAAGGGTTTGGTAAAACTGCTTTGGTGAATTACCTCATGTACCAGTGGCTGATAGATGAAGCCAACGATGTCAAAAAGATCAAGGACTTTGACTTCGCCTTAGTCGTAGAAGTAGATAAAGTGGGTTCTTTTGAAGTGTTACCCCTGTTAGAATCTAAACTTGTTCTCCCCTACTTACCCAGTTACAAGAAATTCGATGATATCTGTAATGATTTGCGTTATAAAAAGTTCCTATGGCTAATTGACGGGTTCGAACGCGCTACGGGTGGCACGATGAAGTCCATTGGAAAAATCATTGAGCTCTTCCCGTTGTCCAAGTTTGTGATAACAAGTCACTGGACACAAGTTATGATCATCACGGACATAATGAACCTGTTACAGGTAAAGTTTGTACCTCTAAGCCTCATGCCTCTGACTAGCAACACCTGGAAGCATATGGTACCCAAGATGATGGCAACAAAAACCTACGATCCTCGATACATCGACGCTCTCAGCTCAATGTTCATCTCTGATAAAGGGAGCTTGATTGAAAATATGAAGCGCTTGAGGCCAAAGACACTCGGCGAATGCATTAACTCTTGGTTATCGCTAAATTTTCCCTTTACAGCTAAAGCTAAAGTAGTACCTCGTGGCCGTGGACGTAGCAATAGGATAGGTACTAATTAG